In Gammaproteobacteria bacterium, the DNA window AACCGCATCGCGGAGGCTCTCGAACAAAACGCGATAACGCTCCTGGTTTTCCTGCAATGCGGTCGTGCGCGCCTGCACCAGGTTTTCAAGACTGACCCGGCGCTGATTGAGAAAGCCGATAAAAGCGGTTAGCACCCCAGTCAGCAACAACCCGACTCCCCCAGCGATTACGCCAGCCCGCTGCGGATAGGCGGCGAGGAACGCGGGTCCTGGATGGGTAACCAATGCGTAGGTTTTGCCGAATACAAACAATGGATAAACCATCGGAGCCAATCCGTTGTTGTTCCAATGAATCAGTTTGTCGATGGAAGGATGATGCCGGGAGTGCTCTTGTGAGGAGAACGCTAGCCAAACAGGTTTCTTCTCAGCAGATAATTGAAGCATGTCCACGTAGACAAATGCATCCTGGTAGCCGGATTGCGCCAGCGACTCGACCAGCGCCGAGGTCAGGCGTAGTACAGCCAATACAAAGCCGTGGGACGAAACAGAGGATGCATTCCGCACCGTTTCGCCTGTTGGCTTGAGATCGGTGAAAACCGGATAGTAAGCCAGAACACCCAGTTGTTCTGCCGAGGTCGCCTGCACCAGGCGGATCGGGTCAGTCGCTGTGGGCAAGCCGGTTTGTAAGGTCTCTTCCAGCGCAGCTCGCCGCACTGGTTCGGAACCCAGATCGTAGCCTAGTGGGCTGACACAGAAGTTTTGACAGGTAGCGGTGGGTGCCCTATGGTTGAGATCAACAGGAGGAATCACCATGGCCCACAAGTATCTGGTTGATCTAACTGAAGAGGAGCGGGAAGACCTGCTGAAGGTCATTCATAAAGGCAAGGCAGCGGCGCGCAAGGTTGCCCGTGCCCATGTGTTGCTGCAGGCTGCGGAAGGGGCGACGGATGAGGCCATTGCCCAAAGCCTTCACTTGGGGATTTCGACCGTTCATCGTACCCGTCAACGGTTTGTCGACGAAGGGTTGCTGGCGGCGTTAAGCGAGCGGCCACGAGTCGGTTTGCCCCCGGCCTTGACCGGCAAACAGGCCGCCTTTCTGGTCGCCTTGGCCTGTAGTACCCCGCCCGCTGGCCGTTGTCAGTGGACTCTCCAATTGTTAGCGGACCGCTTCATGGAACTCCGGCCCATCGAAGCCATTTCCCGTGAGAGTGTGCGGCGCATCCTTAAAAAAACGACCTCAAACCCTGGCAACGTCAAGAATGGTGTATTCCCAGTGTCAGTCCCGATTATGTTTGGCATATGGAGGATGTGTTGGACCTGTACGCCGAACCCGATGATCCTCAATACCCCCAAGTGTGCTTCGATGAAAGTCCGGTGCAATTGACCAGCGAAACCCGCTGTCCTCAACCCGCCCGCCCGGGTCAACCGGCGCGCTATGACTGTGAATACAAACGCGAAGGCACCGCCAATTTATTTCTATTCGTACAACCCTTGCGCGGGTGGCGTCATGTTAATGTCACGAAACAGCGCACCAAACGCGATTTTGCCCAGCAAATGCAGCAACTCGTTGATGTGTACTTTCCGAAGGCGGAGCGAATCCGGTTGGTCGTGGATAACCTCAATACCCACACTCCTGCGGCCTTGTATAGTGTCTTTTCTCCAGAGGAAGCCCGCCGGATCACCCGCAAGCTCGAATTTCATTACACCCCCAAGCATGGCAGTTGGCTCAATATGGCGGAATGTGAGTTCGCTGTTCTCGCCGGCCAGTGTTTGAATCGCCGCATTGCGAACCTCGAAACTTTGCGGAAGGAAATCGCCGCTTGGCAAGGCCCACGCAACCTACGTCAGACCAAAATCCACTGGCAGTTCGGCACCGACTTGGCCCGGGTCAAACTCAAGCGCCTCTATCCTCCCTTGAAATCTTCTGAAACCCCGGTGGACCTAGAAACCTCTGAACCTGTCAAAACTTCTGTGTCAGCCCACTAGCGCTGTTTCGTTGCCCGCCAGAGGTTCTATATAAACCACTGGGTAATAGACATCGCGCGTCTTGGCGGGAAGGGATGCGCCTCGCGCGTCTTTTTCAAAAATCGTGAATGCTTTAAAACCTTCTCGACGCATCTCGGTTTCAAGCGCCAACCTGGCGGTCGCCGGCACTTGAGGAATCCATTCATACGCCTGGACGGCGGTCTCAACGAACAACTCGGCGTAACGCTGAAACTCTACACGGGTAACCAGTTCACTATTCTTGAAAAACTGGGCGAGTCCCGCCAGTTGATGGTCCCGGAAATTAAGAAATTTCCTGACCAGACTGTCAGCGCGCGCCTCGGCGATTTGGGAAAAGATCGCTTGGCGGGAGTGCGTTTCCCCATTGTGAACCAGCCAGACCACGCCCCCGGTGAGCAGCAAGCCCACCACTGCAGCCAAGTGCGTTTCAAGGTGGCGCCAGCGCATCCGGCGTGGCTCAGGCCAGCGGTCACGCCGCTTGAAAAGCACAGCGCCCGCCAGCAACAGGGCGATGAGTCCCAGGATAAATAGTAGGGGGCCTACCCTCGCCCACCAGACTTGAGCACGCCATTGGCTCGCTTCGATATCAATCGCGATAATTAACAGTGGCTGACCGGTGCGCGAATCTGCAACGGGCGCACAGGCGGTGATAAAAGCACCATGTTCATCGGTATAAGGTCCAATCGTGCGCGGCTGACCATTCTGGAAGATTTCATTGAGTTCAGCCGGTGGTCTTTGATAAACAGCGCCCGGCGGTGAAGCCAATGGATCGTCGGCAGCAAAACTTTCCGGGCCGAAGATCATCGCGCCATCGCGCAAAGCGATGCTGTAGATGCCGCGTTGGCCCGTAGCTTGGGCGTAGTTGCGCATCTGACCGCGCAAACGCTGAAACGCTGATCGGTCAATGTCCGCCGCGGTAAATGACAGCGCTTTGATTCGCTGGGGATTGATCGTGCGCGCAATCGCCTTGGCTTGGGCGAGGAGTTGTTGACGGATTTCCGCATCGGTCTGCTGGCCGCGCCAGATCGCCGCTCCCCATCCCGCCGCCAGCAGCAGCAAAACCGCACTCAGGAGTAGCGCTTGCCGTGAGCGAAGACATTGCGTAAGATACTGATAATAAAAAATTTCATAAGCCTTCATCCAGGATATCCGTCAGAGGTCGCCGGCAGACGCCCGGCTGGCAAGGTCGATCGAAAAAAGGTCTCGGCTGGCTCGGGTCTACCATAGAGATAACCCTGATAACAGTCACAATTGCGCGTTCGCAAAAAGTCGGCCTGCTCAACGGTTTCGACGCCTTCGGCGACGACGGAAAGATGCAGATGCCGCGCAATCGCCAGAATGGTCTCCACCAGGGCGGTGTTATGCGCATCGTGGGGTACGCGCTGGAGGAAACTTTTGTCGATCTTCAACTCATCCACCGGCATTTGACCGAGATAAGCCAATGACGAATAACCGGTGCCGAAGTCATCAATGGAGAGATGGATGCCGAGCGCTTTCAGGACGGACAAGATAGCGATTGTGCCCTTCATGTCCTGAATGGCCAATCCCTCGGTTATTTCAAGAGTCAGCCAGGCCGGATCGGCGCCAGTGGCGGAAAGCGCGGCCTTGACCCGGGTCGCGAAGTGCGGCTGGCGGAACTGGCGAGGGCTGACGTTGACCGCCAGTCGCAACGGTTGGCCGACGGCTGTCATTCGGGCCAGCAATCGGCAGATTTCCAGCAGCACCCACTCGCCCATAGCGACGATCAGACCGGTTTCTTCAGCCAGCGGGATAAAGTGGTCAGGGGGAACGATGCCCCGTTCGGGATGCTGCCAGCGCAACAGCACCTCGGCGCCGATGATGCGGCCTTCGCCATCGACTTGGGGTTGCAGGTAAAGGCGCAATTCGTTGCGCTCAATGGCCCGTCGCATCTCGCTTTCCAGCGCCACGCGGTTTTCCACCTGAGTCTGCATGGCGGCTTCGAAGAAGCGCACTGCATTGCATCCAGCTACTTTGGCTTGATTCAGCGCGGTTTCAGCTTGCTTTAACGGTTCATCCGGAGGGTTTCCCTGGGCGGGGAACAGGGCAATACCAACGCTGGCGCCGAGTACATAGGTATAGTTCTGCTGCTGGATAGGCATCGATAGGGCTAGGCGGACTTTTTCCGCGACGCCACGGGCGAAGCGCGCCGCGCTCTCCTGTGTATCGGCCAGGTTGATCAGCAATACCGTGAACCGGTCGCCGCCGAAATGCGCTACGATATCTTCCGCTCGCAGAAACCGGGTCAGTCGCGCTGCGACTTCCTGGAGAAGTTGATCGCCGATTTCATGGCCACGCGCGTCGCTGATGCGTCGAAAATCGTCCAGATCCACAAACAGGACTGCTCCGTAATGGCAGCCGCGTTGTGCGCTGGCTTGAGCAGTGGCCAGGTGTTCGAGAAACAGCTGGCGATTGGGTAACTGGGTCAGTGGATCGTAGTAGGCCAATTGATGTAAGGCATCTTCCGCTGCCTTCTGCTGGCTGATATCAAAGAAGCTGGCAACGAAATAGATAATTTCATCTTTCTCATCGCGCACCGCCGCGATGGACGTCCACTCAGGATAGATTTCGCCATTCTTGCGCCGGTTCCAGATTTCGCCTGCCCAGCGTCCTTTCTTCAATAGGTCATCCCAGAGGGTGGCGTAGAATTCTGCGCTGTGTCGTCCGGACTGAAGCAGCTTAGGGTTCTGGCCGATCACTTCATCGCTGGTATAACCAGTTACCCGTGTAAACGCGGGGTTGACGCGTTGAATGATGCCGTTTCGGTCAGTAACGAGCATCGCCTCGGCAGCTTCGAAAGCTATCGCCGCCAGCCAGAGCAAGTCATTATTATGATTCATCTCTATTGACTGCAACGAGTACGCCACAATGCCACGCCGAGCAGGCCGATAATCGTTGGCAGGGCCAGAATCAACAGGGGCAACAGTGAATTCATGCGGGTCCTTCATCGCTTGCCGGTTAGGTTACCAGGAAGGATACTTGTCTTTTAATCGAGGGCGCCGACTATGATAATAGGAGTTCTACAATAATTTTACAGCCCAACCGATCTCATATATCCCAAACAGGATGACCAGTACTCCCACTGTGGCGCGCACCGCCGGACGACGGATAAACCCCATTAGCGTCGTTGCTGCTGTCCCCATCGCCAGCAAAGTGGGTAATGTACCCAACCCGAAGCTCAGCAGTAACAATCCGCCTTCCAGCGCGCTGCCGGCGCCAACCGCCCAGACCAGGACGCTGTAAACCAGTCCACAGGGCAGCCAACCCCAAATCAGTCCGATGTTGAACGCTTGCAGAGGGGTGCGCACCGGCAGGAAGCGTCGTCCCCAGGGTTCAATCCGCCGCCAGAGGAAGCCGCCGGCCTGCTCCAGTCGGCTGAGCGCTGACCACCACCCCGCCAAATAAAGTCCCAGTAAAATCATGAACAGGCCGGCGAGAATTTGCAGACCCAACTGCGCGTGATGAATCGATAGCAGATGCGCGGTCCAGGTTCCGATGCCGCCCGCCAGGGCGCCCGCAATAACATAGCTGAGGATGCGCCCCAGGTTATACGCCAGCAGATAGGGCAGGCGAATGAGCAATGGATGTCCTGGCGCCGGCGGCAAGCCCAGGGTCAGCGCACCCACGATGCCGCCGCACATACCGAAACAGTGGATGCCGCCGGTCAGGCCAATCAGGAAGGCTGGCAAAAGAGAGGTGAGCAAATTCATCCAGAGGGCGACGCGACTTTAATCCGTTCCAGTCAAGCCAAAGCGCGCCGGGATCTGCGCATAAAAAGCGCGAATTTTTTCGGCTTCAAGCAACGCCAGCAATTTTTTAGCCTCGTCATCGGTCACGATGAACTCCACTTCCACCGTCAACGTCCCGGCCAATTCAAAGAAATGATCTTCGTGCAAATGGCGATGCTGGCCAAAACCGGCCATGGCCCGGAAAGCCGATCCGCCGCGAATTCCCATACGGTTAGCCTGTTCCAGCAACCATTCCCATAATAACCGGTGGGCATGGCGCTGATTCTCGCGAATATAGAATCTGAGAAATGAACCATCCATCGCTAATTTTCCTCATTCAAGATAACTGTTCGCTTCCCTCGTCCGCTAGCGGGAGAAGGATTGGGGAAGAGAGCATTAACCTCATGGGTTCAGGCAAGAAAACGCACCGTCAGAATACCCAGTGCGGTCATTGCCAGCGAACCCAGCAAATGCGCCCCAATCGCCGCCAGCGCCCAACCGAGTTGACCACGGGTGATCAAAGTCACCACCTCGATGGAAAACGTGGAAAACGTGGTCAGCGCCCCCATGAAACCAGTGATGATCAGCAACCGAACTTCTGGCGGTAAGCTGGCGTTGACCGAAAAATAGGCCACGGCGACGCCAATCAGATAACCGCCCAGCAGATTGGCCGCCAGCGTACCCAGCGGTAAGGTTGGAAAAACGGGATTGAGCGCTATGCCCAACCACCAGCGTAAGCAGGCGCCCAAGCCCGCACCGCCAAATACGGCAAGAAATGCAAGAAAGTTCATATCCTGTTATTTTAGTAGCAGGCTTTTGTAAGCCATGTTGACAATTCGCAATTCATCCTGGCGAGTGTACGGTAAAATCTGCGATTACAGCAGCATCAACTTGGAGGTCGCAATGAATATTGCCCAAAATGTCGGCTCAGCCGATAAGATCGCCCGCATCGCAGTCGGCGCCCTGCTCATCGTCCTTGCTTTGACGGGAACGATTGGCGTGTGGGGCTGGATCGGCGTTGTACCCATCGCCACCGCGCTGATGGGTTGGTGCCCAGCCTATACGCTGCTCGGCATCAAGACCTGCCCGGCGCAGAATAATCCACCCAAACCGGCGGGTTAACCTAACCTGCGCTGGATGGGACCGATCCTGTGAATGGCCGCTCAATGCGGCCATTTTTGTTGCAACCTCAAAAACAATTCAACCCTCCAGGGCCCTCGTGCCAGCAATCGCCGTTTTCCACGCAGCCGGAACCTCACGCGCATCGAACGACGGGCTAGTCGCTTCGTTG includes these proteins:
- a CDS encoding CHASE domain-containing protein is translated as MKAYEIFYYQYLTQCLRSRQALLLSAVLLLLAAGWGAAIWRGQQTDAEIRQQLLAQAKAIARTINPQRIKALSFTAADIDRSAFQRLRGQMRNYAQATGQRGIYSIALRDGAMIFGPESFAADDPLASPPGAVYQRPPAELNEIFQNGQPRTIGPYTDEHGAFITACAPVADSRTGQPLLIIAIDIEASQWRAQVWWARVGPLLFILGLIALLLAGAVLFKRRDRWPEPRRMRWRHLETHLAAVVGLLLTGGVVWLVHNGETHSRQAIFSQIAEARADSLVRKFLNFRDHQLAGLAQFFKNSELVTRVEFQRYAELFVETAVQAYEWIPQVPATARLALETEMRREGFKAFTIFEKDARGASLPAKTRDVYYPVVYIEPLAGNETALVG
- the crcB gene encoding fluoride efflux transporter CrcB, whose amino-acid sequence is MNFLAFLAVFGGAGLGACLRWWLGIALNPVFPTLPLGTLAANLLGGYLIGVAVAYFSVNASLPPEVRLLIITGFMGALTTFSTFSIEVVTLITRGQLGWALAAIGAHLLGSLAMTALGILTVRFLA
- a CDS encoding sulfite exporter TauE/SafE family protein, with translation MNLLTSLLPAFLIGLTGGIHCFGMCGGIVGALTLGLPPAPGHPLLIRLPYLLAYNLGRILSYVIAGALAGGIGTWTAHLLSIHHAQLGLQILAGLFMILLGLYLAGWWSALSRLEQAGGFLWRRIEPWGRRFLPVRTPLQAFNIGLIWGWLPCGLVYSVLVWAVGAGSALEGGLLLLSFGLGTLPTLLAMGTAATTLMGFIRRPAVRATVGVLVILFGIYEIGWAVKLL
- a CDS encoding EAL domain-containing protein, producing the protein MNHNNDLLWLAAIAFEAAEAMLVTDRNGIIQRVNPAFTRVTGYTSDEVIGQNPKLLQSGRHSAEFYATLWDDLLKKGRWAGEIWNRRKNGEIYPEWTSIAAVRDEKDEIIYFVASFFDISQQKAAEDALHQLAYYDPLTQLPNRQLFLEHLATAQASAQRGCHYGAVLFVDLDDFRRISDARGHEIGDQLLQEVAARLTRFLRAEDIVAHFGGDRFTVLLINLADTQESAARFARGVAEKVRLALSMPIQQQNYTYVLGASVGIALFPAQGNPPDEPLKQAETALNQAKVAGCNAVRFFEAAMQTQVENRVALESEMRRAIERNELRLYLQPQVDGEGRIIGAEVLLRWQHPERGIVPPDHFIPLAEETGLIVAMGEWVLLEICRLLARMTAVGQPLRLAVNVSPRQFRQPHFATRVKAALSATGADPAWLTLEITEGLAIQDMKGTIAILSVLKALGIHLSIDDFGTGYSSLAYLGQMPVDELKIDKSFLQRVPHDAHNTALVETILAIARHLHLSVVAEGVETVEQADFLRTRNCDCYQGYLYGRPEPAETFFRSTLPAGRLPATSDGYPG
- a CDS encoding DUF190 domain-containing protein, with the translated sequence MDGSFLRFYIRENQRHAHRLLWEWLLEQANRMGIRGGSAFRAMAGFGQHRHLHEDHFFELAGTLTVEVEFIVTDDEAKKLLALLEAEKIRAFYAQIPARFGLTGTD
- a CDS encoding DUF2892 domain-containing protein — its product is MAQNVGSADKIARIAVGALLIVLALTGTIGVWGWIGVVPIATALMGWCPAYTLLGIKTCPAQNNPPKPAG